The stretch of DNA TACCACCGGCCCAATGCAGTCAGGAGCAAACTGAATCTCCCGTCCAAGCAGCTCAGACAGGCGTTTTGCCACAGGTGACAGCGAAAACGCAGGCACCGGCTGACCCTTGGGACGTCCAAGATGACTGCCGATGATAATAGCCGCCTTATTTTCCAACAGATATTGCAAAGTAGGCAGGGTAGCCCGGATTCTCGTGTCGTTGGTAATATTCCCGGCCTTATCCATTGGTACATTGTAGTCAACCCGGATAAATACTTTCTTACCGCTGACATTAATATCGCGCAAACTTTGTTTTTCCATACACTCAAATACCTCCAAAGAGGGTCACCAGCAGTGACCCTCCCCATTGTTTACCCGTCAGTCTTACAGACCTTTTTTCGCGACAAAATCAATCAAATCAACAACCCGGTTGGAATAGCCCCATTCGTTGTCATACCAGGATACTACTTTCACCATATTGCCTTCAATCACCATTGTGGACAAACCGTCGATAATTGAGGAGTGCGGATTGCCGTTAAAATCTTTTGATACCAGCGGCTCATCGGTATAAGCCAAAATTCCCTTAAGCGCTCCTTCGGCGGCGGACTTCAGCGCGGCATTGACTTCTTCGGCGGTAACATTCTTATCCAGTTCAGCCACCAGATCAACAACCGATACGTTGGGCGTGGGCACCCGCATGGCAAAGCCATTCAATTTACCTTTTAATTCAGGCAGTACCAGAGCCACAGCCTTAGCCGCACCGGTAGTTGTCGGGATAATGGACACGCCGGCGGCCCGGGCGCGGCGCAAATCCTTGTGAGGCAAATCAAGAATCTGCTGGTCATTGGTATAAGCATGGACAGTTGTCATCAAACCGCGTTTAATGCCGAACTGCTCGTGTAAAACTTTGGCGAAAGGCGCCAGGCAGTTGGTGGTGCAGGATGCGTTGGAAAGAACATGATGCGCAGCGGCATCGTATTTATTTTCATTAACGCCCATTACAATTGTGATGTCTTCCTGTTTGGCCGGAGCGGAAATAATTACTTTTTTAGCGCCTGCTTCCAGATGAGCGGCGGCTTTGTCCCGGTCCGTAAATCGGCCGGTTGACTCAACGACCACTGCGACACCCAAATCTTTCCACGGAAGTTTGGCCGGTTCGCGCTCAGCCAGCACCTTAATGGCTTTGCCATTGACCACAAGGTTTGTACCGTCTGCTTTTACATCAGCGGCAAGAATGCCGTGTACTGAATCGTATTTTAATAAGTGCGCCAAGGTTTTGGCATCAGTCAAATCGTTTACGGCTACAATTTCCACAGCAGGATTGTTCAGCGCCGCCCGAAACA from Dendrosporobacter quercicolus encodes:
- a CDS encoding glyceraldehyde-3-phosphate dehydrogenase; protein product: MATKVGINGFGRIGRNVFRAALNNPAVEIVAVNDLTDAKTLAHLLKYDSVHGILAADVKADGTNLVVNGKAIKVLAEREPAKLPWKDLGVAVVVESTGRFTDRDKAAAHLEAGAKKVIISAPAKQEDITIVMGVNENKYDAAAHHVLSNASCTTNCLAPFAKVLHEQFGIKRGLMTTVHAYTNDQQILDLPHKDLRRARAAGVSIIPTTTGAAKAVALVLPELKGKLNGFAMRVPTPNVSVVDLVAELDKNVTAEEVNAALKSAAEGALKGILAYTDEPLVSKDFNGNPHSSIIDGLSTMVIEGNMVKVVSWYDNEWGYSNRVVDLIDFVAKKGL